Proteins encoded by one window of Corynebacterium amycolatum:
- a CDS encoding exodeoxyribonuclease VII small subunit: MNDNVFGAGQAPSSEEQVPVENLSYEQARDALVETVKLLELGQMSLDESLALWERGEALARRCEAHLAGARAKVEAALASKNQDAATSAENGGGKE; encoded by the coding sequence ATGAATGACAATGTTTTCGGCGCGGGTCAGGCTCCCTCTTCGGAGGAACAGGTACCGGTTGAGAACCTGAGCTACGAGCAGGCGCGAGATGCACTCGTCGAGACCGTCAAGCTCCTAGAACTCGGGCAGATGAGCCTGGATGAATCCCTGGCGCTGTGGGAGCGAGGCGAGGCGCTGGCCCGCCGCTGCGAGGCGCATTTGGCTGGCGCCCGGGCAAAGGTTGAAGCCGCCTTGGCCAGCAAAAATCAGGATGCCGCGACTTCGGCCGAGAATGGGGGCGGTAAGGAATAA
- the xseA gene encoding exodeoxyribonuclease VII large subunit has translation MSKMETSAEKPVQVRRLNQLVKDYIERLGQIWVEGEIAQVNSKPSWKLSYITLRDTSAEFSVSVTCSTAALRNNPLRNGDRVVVLGKPAFYAGRGQFSLWATEWRPVGLGQLLARLEQLRQALAAEGLFDPRLKRPLPYLPNKIGLITGRGSAAERDVLSVAGARWPEVDFRVINTIVQGAKAVPEIIEALAQLDADPEVDVIIVARGGGSVEDLLPFSDEALIRAVSKATTPVVSAIGHEPDTPLLDYVADLRAATPTDAAKKTVPDAAEERRLIAQLRERSSASLRRWVDREVATLRDLTSRPVLRDPLTPIRVRDEFVTAQVDRLRFLIHRSLEREEAVVSGLRGKVSALGPSATLARGYAIVQAQSATQPEPQIVTSIADAPMGSQLRIRVSDGSISAATLATKPAN, from the coding sequence ATGTCGAAAATGGAAACGTCGGCCGAGAAACCGGTTCAGGTTCGGCGCCTGAACCAGTTAGTCAAGGACTATATTGAGCGCCTTGGACAGATTTGGGTCGAGGGGGAAATCGCCCAGGTCAACTCCAAGCCGAGCTGGAAGCTCTCCTACATCACTCTGCGTGACACCTCCGCGGAGTTTTCGGTGTCGGTGACTTGTTCTACCGCGGCTCTGCGCAATAATCCGTTGCGCAACGGCGACCGCGTAGTGGTTTTGGGTAAGCCTGCGTTTTATGCCGGGCGGGGGCAGTTTTCCCTGTGGGCTACGGAGTGGAGGCCCGTAGGTTTGGGGCAACTATTGGCACGGCTGGAACAGCTGCGCCAGGCGCTAGCGGCGGAAGGCCTTTTTGATCCACGGCTGAAACGCCCTCTGCCCTACCTCCCCAACAAGATCGGGTTGATTACCGGTCGCGGTTCGGCAGCTGAACGCGATGTGCTTTCGGTTGCGGGTGCCCGCTGGCCTGAGGTGGACTTCCGGGTAATCAACACAATTGTGCAGGGAGCCAAGGCTGTTCCGGAGATTATTGAGGCGCTGGCACAGCTCGACGCCGACCCGGAGGTCGATGTCATCATCGTCGCCCGTGGCGGTGGCAGTGTCGAAGATTTGCTGCCTTTTTCAGATGAGGCGCTGATTCGTGCGGTGAGTAAGGCGACAACACCGGTGGTTTCTGCGATCGGACACGAGCCGGATACTCCGCTGTTGGATTACGTCGCTGATTTACGTGCTGCCACACCTACGGATGCAGCGAAGAAAACAGTGCCCGATGCTGCTGAGGAACGCCGCCTAATTGCACAGCTGCGTGAGCGCTCCTCAGCATCTCTGCGGCGATGGGTTGACCGTGAAGTAGCGACCCTGCGGGATTTGACGTCGCGGCCGGTACTGCGCGATCCACTCACTCCCATCCGCGTGCGTGACGAGTTTGTCACGGCGCAGGTGGATCGGCTGCGTTTTCTCATTCACCGCAGTCTGGAACGCGAGGAAGCAGTGGTATCGGGATTGCGCGGCAAGGTTTCAGCACTTGGCCCCTCTGCCACACTCGCTCGCGGCTATGCCATCGTGCAGGCACAATCGGCTACTCAGCCAGAACCACAGATTGTGACCTCTATTGCAGATGCTCCGATGGGTTCCCAACTACGAATTCGCGTCAGTGACGGCTCCATCTCTGCAGCGACGCTAGCTACGAAGCCGGCGAATTAA
- a CDS encoding DUF6542 domain-containing protein produces the protein MSNRSAITRKGSGNKPLLPRVPMFVPPLLMLLAGVIGLLFSVPNGSIGKPYFIAFAVAAVAGTLLVVPRGLVVTVAQIPILFALVTFFTAWFTGSLADPENGGATATTSKRARLVTSAYPIIQQFPWLLVLMIICVIIAVWRYLEITRTQEKSLNTQRKVAKQRQHRDEAAVESSSQVRRRLAESDRRVASRTQERPASRRPAADIIRDAEARRQARQQAARSRQETSRSGARPAANANSASRNAEQLRKRPVDRSGERAQQRSNFAQRAQQPTSRWQSRPHPGQAQFTQDSTSPKSTRQQPRRPIERPNAPQRPTPEFPRRQAEGTARMWGEQSSPESPSEKSQQSPARQVGNHRRTEEWPPRQQRPRQERITGRDSRSRYRK, from the coding sequence GTGTCGAACAGATCAGCAATAACCCGTAAAGGCAGTGGAAACAAACCCCTGCTTCCACGCGTGCCAATGTTTGTGCCGCCGTTGCTGATGCTTCTAGCTGGCGTTATTGGTTTGCTCTTTTCTGTTCCCAACGGTTCGATTGGCAAGCCCTACTTCATTGCTTTTGCCGTGGCTGCTGTGGCCGGAACACTGTTGGTGGTTCCTCGCGGTCTGGTAGTTACCGTCGCTCAAATCCCCATTTTGTTCGCGCTTGTCACCTTTTTCACAGCGTGGTTTACCGGTTCTCTCGCCGATCCTGAAAATGGTGGCGCGACCGCGACGACCTCTAAACGCGCTCGCCTGGTGACCTCGGCATATCCCATCATCCAGCAGTTCCCGTGGCTGCTGGTCTTGATGATTATCTGTGTCATCATCGCAGTGTGGCGTTACCTCGAAATCACCCGCACCCAGGAGAAATCCCTCAACACCCAGCGCAAGGTCGCTAAACAACGCCAGCACCGTGACGAAGCCGCTGTCGAATCCAGCTCTCAGGTTCGCCGTCGTCTCGCCGAATCTGATCGCCGGGTCGCCTCTCGTACCCAGGAACGTCCTGCTTCACGACGTCCCGCTGCGGACATTATCCGAGATGCCGAAGCTCGCCGCCAGGCGCGCCAGCAAGCTGCACGCTCTCGGCAGGAGACTTCTCGTTCTGGTGCCCGACCTGCAGCGAACGCCAACTCGGCATCGCGCAACGCCGAGCAACTGCGTAAGCGACCAGTTGACCGTTCTGGGGAGCGTGCCCAGCAGCGCTCGAATTTCGCACAGCGGGCTCAGCAGCCAACCTCCCGTTGGCAGTCTCGCCCGCATCCGGGGCAGGCGCAGTTCACTCAGGATTCCACTTCGCCGAAATCGACTAGACAGCAGCCTCGTCGTCCGATTGAAAGGCCAAACGCACCGCAGCGGCCAACGCCAGAGTTTCCCCGTCGTCAAGCTGAAGGAACGGCACGGATGTGGGGAGAACAGTCTTCACCGGAGTCTCCGTCCGAAAAGTCTCAACAGAGCCCCGCACGCCAAGTGGGCAACCACCGCCGCACCGAGGAGTGGCCACCGCGACAGCAGCGCCCTCGCCAGGAGCGGATAACCGGCCGCGATAGCAGGTCTCGTTACCGCAAGTAG
- a CDS encoding AI-2E family transporter, whose protein sequence is MSNKPNEGEEWTAQSEKDAIDHVMGSEPLRVEQSLSIPSDAHKSAVTQPDLPEDAENLDELMSENDSESIDRADVIGEGARWFAGWCLRFLITAAALYVSAMILGKIWAGVLPILLALIVSTVLAPPAVFLMKHRWPRALSALTVILGALAVLGGVVAVLAPTVQSQFPELRRQFTDGIQEVQNIIQAPPFNVKDEQILDALDQGSTWLQERSGDIANTVFQGISVVSSVAVTLMAMLVLTFFFIKDGQDFLPWLRRLTGRRLGWHLTEVLTRSWNTLSGYIRTQAIVSLIDAVFIGAGLAILNVPLAMVLAVVTFFAGFIPIVGAFTAGFIAVVVALVANGLTTAIFVLLIIIAVQQIEGNILSPILQSKAMDLHAAIVLLVVLLGGGIFGIIGAFLAVPVTAVVAVWFRYLGDLTDLRTGDKTAKDIEFATDAGSISGIQIEAAGRAMRDRLASFRLGSDDSDSSAESAVKADARTAGKVSPDAGPTKQEEGTMTKAFHKVSEVVSGSFSKKKK, encoded by the coding sequence GTGAGCAATAAACCCAATGAAGGCGAAGAGTGGACTGCGCAGTCCGAAAAAGACGCTATCGATCACGTAATGGGATCGGAGCCTCTGCGTGTAGAACAGTCTCTGTCTATCCCCTCCGACGCCCATAAGTCAGCGGTAACGCAACCGGATTTGCCGGAAGATGCTGAGAATCTCGATGAGCTTATGAGCGAAAATGACTCCGAGTCCATCGACCGCGCCGACGTCATTGGCGAGGGCGCCCGATGGTTCGCAGGTTGGTGCCTGCGTTTCCTCATCACCGCAGCGGCGCTGTACGTCAGCGCTATGATTCTGGGAAAGATTTGGGCTGGCGTTCTGCCGATTCTGTTGGCCCTGATTGTCTCCACGGTGCTGGCTCCGCCCGCAGTGTTCCTGATGAAGCACCGCTGGCCCCGCGCGCTCTCCGCACTGACGGTCATCCTAGGCGCGCTGGCGGTGCTTGGCGGCGTTGTCGCGGTCCTCGCACCGACTGTGCAGTCGCAGTTCCCAGAATTGCGTCGCCAGTTCACCGACGGCATCCAAGAAGTCCAGAACATCATTCAGGCCCCACCATTTAACGTCAAGGATGAGCAGATTCTCGATGCTCTGGACCAGGGGTCCACATGGCTTCAGGAGCGCTCCGGCGATATCGCCAACACAGTCTTCCAAGGCATCTCGGTGGTCTCCTCGGTCGCCGTAACCTTGATGGCAATGCTGGTTCTGACGTTCTTCTTCATCAAGGACGGCCAGGACTTCCTGCCATGGCTCCGCCGCCTGACCGGACGTCGCCTCGGCTGGCATCTCACGGAGGTACTCACCCGCTCCTGGAACACGCTGTCGGGCTACATCCGCACGCAGGCTATCGTTTCGCTTATCGACGCGGTCTTCATCGGTGCTGGTCTTGCGATTTTGAATGTGCCGCTGGCAATGGTTCTGGCCGTGGTGACTTTCTTCGCTGGATTCATTCCTATTGTCGGTGCTTTCACCGCCGGCTTCATTGCAGTGGTAGTCGCACTTGTTGCCAACGGCCTGACCACAGCAATCTTTGTCTTGCTCATCATCATTGCCGTCCAGCAGATTGAGGGCAATATCCTCTCCCCGATTCTGCAGTCCAAGGCTATGGACCTGCACGCCGCAATCGTCCTGCTGGTGGTTCTGCTCGGTGGCGGTATCTTCGGCATCATCGGCGCCTTCCTCGCGGTGCCAGTCACTGCAGTCGTCGCGGTCTGGTTCCGCTACCTCGGCGACCTCACAGATTTGCGTACGGGTGACAAGACCGCAAAGGATATCGAGTTCGCCACGGATGCCGGATCGATCTCCGGCATTCAGATTGAAGCTGCCGGCCGTGCGATGCGCGACCGACTGGCTTCGTTCCGCCTGGGCAGTGACGACTCCGACAGCTCTGCAGAGAGCGCCGTGAAGGCAGATGCTCGCACCGCCGGTAAGGTTTCCCCCGATGCTGGTCCGACCAAGCAGGAAGAGGGAACGATGACCAAGGCCTTCCATAAAGTCTCTGAAGTGGTCTCCGGGTCTTTCTCTAAGAAAAAGAAGTAA
- the ychF gene encoding redox-regulated ATPase YchF produces the protein MSLTLGIVGLPNVGKSTLFNALTRNDVLAANYPFATIEPNVGVVELPDPRLNKLAEIYGSERILPATVSFVDIAGIVKGASEGEGLGNKFLANIREADAICQVVRVFNDDDVVHVDGKVDPASDIGVIETELILADIQTIEKALPRLEKEAKKDKEKVGEVEAVKQALAVLEEGRTLFAASDDVKLSALRELHLLTAKPFLYVFNADEEVLADEDRRADLAAAVEPADCVFLDAKAESDLLELDEESRNELLAEIGQTEPGLHSLARAGFRTLGLQTYLTAGPKESRAWTIPKGATAPQAAGVIHTDFERGFIKAEIVSFNDLVEAGSIAEAKAKGKVRQEGKDYIMHDGDVVEFKFNV, from the coding sequence GTGAGTCTTACACTTGGAATCGTCGGTCTGCCCAATGTCGGAAAGTCAACCCTGTTTAACGCCTTGACGCGCAACGATGTGCTGGCTGCGAACTACCCATTCGCCACCATCGAGCCGAACGTCGGCGTTGTGGAGCTTCCCGATCCCCGTTTGAATAAGCTCGCCGAGATTTACGGCTCCGAGCGTATTCTTCCGGCTACGGTGTCGTTTGTGGACATCGCCGGCATCGTCAAGGGTGCATCGGAGGGCGAAGGCCTGGGTAACAAGTTCCTCGCCAACATCCGCGAGGCTGACGCTATCTGTCAGGTCGTCCGTGTCTTCAACGATGATGATGTCGTGCATGTCGACGGCAAGGTTGACCCGGCCTCAGACATCGGTGTGATTGAAACCGAGCTCATCCTGGCTGATATCCAGACCATTGAGAAGGCGCTGCCGCGGCTGGAAAAGGAAGCCAAGAAGGATAAGGAAAAGGTCGGCGAGGTTGAAGCCGTTAAACAGGCCCTTGCCGTGTTGGAAGAGGGGCGCACTCTCTTCGCTGCTTCCGATGATGTGAAGCTCTCCGCTCTGCGCGAGCTGCACTTGCTCACCGCAAAGCCGTTCCTCTACGTCTTCAATGCTGACGAGGAAGTGCTTGCCGACGAGGACCGCCGCGCGGATCTGGCCGCTGCTGTGGAACCGGCGGACTGTGTATTCCTCGATGCGAAGGCTGAGTCGGACCTGCTGGAGCTGGATGAGGAATCCCGCAATGAGCTGCTGGCCGAAATTGGTCAGACTGAGCCGGGCCTGCATTCGCTTGCTCGCGCTGGTTTCCGCACCCTGGGGCTACAGACCTACCTGACCGCTGGCCCGAAGGAGTCTCGCGCCTGGACCATTCCGAAGGGTGCTACGGCTCCGCAGGCTGCCGGCGTGATTCACACTGATTTTGAGCGCGGTTTCATTAAGGCTGAAATTGTGTCCTTCAACGACTTGGTCGAGGCCGGTTCGATTGCCGAGGCGAAGGCCAAGGGCAAGGTTCGCCAGGAGGGCAAGGACTACATCATGCACGACGGTGATGTGGTCGAGTTCAAGTTCAACGTGTAG
- a CDS encoding peptide chain release factor I has product MNDMTIAPGPGIPDGAVIAADLAERFAKSSTPGGQGVNTTDGKVQLSIDVAECASLTDAQRHRISRNLEHRLDGSVFTVTASTQRSVFRSWSSRLHLRHSLVPPGRSVRGSTIAPVLITSRDQRVHRRG; this is encoded by the coding sequence ATGAACGACATGACCATAGCGCCCGGCCCGGGGATCCCCGACGGTGCGGTCATCGCCGCCGATCTCGCGGAGCGTTTCGCGAAATCGTCGACTCCGGGCGGCCAGGGCGTCAACACGACGGACGGCAAAGTCCAGCTTTCCATCGATGTCGCCGAATGCGCATCGCTTACCGACGCCCAGCGTCACCGTATCTCGCGCAACCTCGAGCACCGCCTAGACGGCTCCGTCTTTACCGTGACTGCGTCGACTCAGCGGTCTGTGTTTCGCTCCTGGTCCTCTCGCTTGCACCTGCGACACAGCCTCGTGCCCCCGGGCCGTAGCGTTCGGGGGAGCACAATAGCCCCAGTCCTCATCACGTCCCGGGATCAAAGAGTTCATCGCAGAGGTTAA